The DNA sequence GCAAAGCTACCAAACAACAGCTTGGtctgtcctttttccttttagACGCAGGGGCTATGTAGCCGTGACACTTCCCGtgacaattttgtttgtttgctcttagTTTTGTGTACAGGATTTCTTTAGCCACACCTTAAACTCTGTAATGAAAGATAGCCTTGACTCTGGATTCTTTTGCTTCTACCTTCctagttctaggattacagacatgcacctcTACAGTTTTGTGGTCTGGGAAATACTctaactactgagctacatctccagaccAGTTTGTCCCCTGTCCTTCCACCCCGAGGCTGTGTAACCccggctgacctggaacttgctctgtagaccaggctggcctcaaagtctggctgcctctgtctcttggatgatgggattaaaggcgtgtgccaccactgcctggctcaggcttttttttttttttttttttaaatagggcctcttgtagcctaggctagtctcTTACTCCATAAGTGGCTGagaatgaccctgaactcctggtacttcccaagtgctgggactataggcgtgcatcaccacatcCAGCACAAGTCATTCTTATATGGATGCTTAAATCAAATCCACCAGGCTGGaagatgtggctcagtagtaAGGTACTTAGCATGCACATGGGcctgggtttgatacccagcaGAACTTTAAAACTTACCAGGCAGCCCAACCAGACCCTTTTTGGCCCAGATGACTATCACCTATTCATCTGCTGAACTCAGTCACTGGACAAGGTGTTCCTATTTccatcttggcttttttttttgcgTTTGTTTCTTAAAACCAAAGTGGTCTGACAAAATATAAACTAGGTAACTATTTCTTTCCTATAACGACTCCCCTTGTCTCCTGTCCAGGTGTTGGGGTTAACACTTCTAATTTCAGTGGACTGCCTTGGGTTTCATGTCAGGCTATGCTTCAGAGTGAGACCCTACATGCTgtacacccataatcccagtactctggaggctaaCGTGGggacagcaagtttgaggccatcctgactATGCAATAAGTTCCTgtctaaaatgttttttttttttctctcatatctctgttcctccccctcccactttaCCTGACATATCATTCTCCTTGCAGTCCTTTCAATCTGACAGACGGGTACTTGGCTTTATAGCTTTTGTTGTGTTCTTCCTAAATGTGTTTGGCTGACTACCTGACCCCACCCACCTCTCTTTAGGGGCAGGTCTCCTATAGCCccactggcttcaaattcattaGGTAGACAACACTGGTCCTttggcctctacctcccaaatactgggaatACAAgcacataccaccatgcctggctttaccTGTTTgccatgttttcttcttcttaataATAGTgagataatatgtatatatataaaatcactcTAGATTAAATCTAAGACCTTCCACATGTTAAACATCCCTTCTACAATTGGGTCTCAGGCTTGTCTGGAATTCATCCCGTGGTCTTGATTTGGAGAGCCTCCTGCCTTTTACAGCTgtttaccaccaagcctggccattatttcttcttgtttattaTCCTTACCCCACCAGTAAACAAGAATATGTCTGTTATGTTCACTGACCTATCTGGTGCCTAGGGCATTGTTAAATATAtgaatgagtcttttttttttttttttttttttttttgNNNNNNNNNNNNNNNNNNNNNNNNNNNNNNNNNNNNtgtagaccaggctggcctcgaactcagaaatccacctgcctctgcctcccaagtgctgggattaaaggcgtgcgccaccactgcccagcatgaatAAGGTGTAAGTGTTCATTAAATACTTGGTATAACAATTACCAAAATGAAAAAGACACAGACTCAAGCTTGGAGTTTACTCTGTGGTTAAAAGGAAAGGAGCTTGCCTGACACTGGACATGAGACCAACCTCAAGAGTGTTCAGAACTGAGTGCTAGGGACTGGTTCTTTTCATTCCAAGTCTTCTCAGACTTCTGTTAAATCTTGTCTACAGGACATACAATTATTCAGCACATACTCTGTACCTGGTCGGGTCCCAGTCCCCTTGCCACTAAGGTTTCATAAAACACTCTAGCGGCCTCGGGAGTTTCTCAGATCAGTGGAAGCGACAGGAAGACGTCGCTTAGAGAAAGGATAACTTGAGCTATATCTTTGCATCATTTTTCTCAGCGAGGGAAGTGATTCGAAGATTACCCGGGCAGCGCTACAGGAGGTTCACAATCCACTACATCGCCCCACCATCCTTCCAGTGCAGTCACGCACAGGGTCCCCACGAGCACGGACACACAACCAACCGTCCTCTTCCCAGTCCTCACATGGGCCCTTTCAAAGGGTCTCCTCACGGATACACCTCAGACTTTCCCCCGCCAGCCAAGCACCGGGAGCAGTAAAAGCCTCTCACCGCTGCCAAAGCGCCGCTCACCCGGCGCTCGGCGCCATCTTGGCCCCGCCCCCTGACAGGAGTAGGTCCTGGCAGAAGCCAAAAACTTATCACTGTTCTTCCCTATGTCAAAATAGACCATATCGTTTCACAGTCTGAAATTATGTAAAAATTTCATTCTACGTGCATGGGTAAAGATCATATTACTCTATTCTAATTACTTCAATTTGTATCTTCATTACCCAGCtgtcaggaccttcagaaggcgCCACAAAACTGAGCCATCACGCTCCACCCACTTTCGGGCTGGCTCTGAGCATGCGCTGACTgttctatgaattttttttttttttttttaaagcttgctgCGGGCTTCGCCTAAATTTAAAGGGCCCGCTGACTTCCAGAAGTTGGTCTGAAGGCAAACGGTGGTTTTATGTGTGGACTGCGTTTTGTCATGGGACCTGTGCGGCTAGAGATACTGCTTTTCATCCTGGCAGCGTACGGTGCTTGGGCTGAGGCGacaaaagaggaggaagatgacacAGAACGTTTGCCCAGCAAATGCGAAGGTACAGAATCGGAGTAGTTGCTATTTACATCTCCCTGTCTACCTCCTGCCTCACTAACTCTAGGCTGAATCAAATGGGCTAGGATAGATGGATCACTAGACTGTCTTGAAAGAGGTTCTGTTGGAGCTTGGTAACACTTGAATGGGAACAAGGGAGGGAAAGCAGGGTTAAGGtgggactacatttcccaggttGCATCCAGAAGGATCTAGGTTTTTCTTGCGGGCTTGGGCCCCAATGTATTGTGGGAATTGTAGTTCAAGAACCTGTAACGCTGGCTCTATGGAGCATCTTCCTCAGTCGTTTCTCTCCTTGTTAAAAATCTGGACAATCTGCATGGGTGGGGTGTACTACTCATTCCTTATAGACATACTGAGCCCCGCCCTGGCAGAGACGCTGTTAAATTACAGGCCTGATGGCCCCCTTTAGGGGTTTAAAGGTGAGTAAGTCTCCAGCTGAAGTtcataaagaaaagatgaagacaCCACACCACTTAGAAGTTGCCCATCGGTGTGAGGCTTTACAGATGGGGTGCACTGTAGGGATTTTACAACAAGCAGCACTGCCTCTGGCTGCATTAGCAAATGCCCTCCCCCCAACCACCCCTCCCATTCCCAACGGGGAGGAAGCCAGGTCACTGAATAAATATCCTGTGGCTCCCTAACTTTAACTTCTTCTTTGGATTCATTATCGCTCCACTTTACACCCAACAACATGTTTTTATCATTGATACCCATGACTTGCTTCTAATCTCTCACTTATTTTTGCATCTGTGTCCCCACTCTTCTGAGTCTTTTTTCGGGGTCggggtggagacagggtttctctttatagctctggctgtcctggaacttgcctgtagaccagcctggtctctaactccgaaatccacttgcctctgctgggattaaaggcgtgtgccatcactgcctggcatcTCCTAGGACTTCTTAACCTTCCTAAACACAGACCTAAAACTTGGCACTGTTGCTTGCATACCTCTGTTCAGACAAAGAccttgtgtgtgtacacctgGATGACatacgtgtggaggtcagaggacagcctcaggtgtcattccttcAGGAGAAACCTAtaccttttgtttgagacaggttctctggTTCCCCTGGAAGTTAAACCATATAAACCCCCTGTCTCTAGTTCTGACCTCAGAATGCTGGGATAGCGTGTGCCACATCACCTAACATTGCAGAGGTTtttaggatctgaactcaggtcctgaagCTTACAAGGACTTTACTTACAGAACTGTTTTCCCAGACCCTAAGCCAACTTTGGAGTGAGGGGAGAGCTGTaaaaacacacttttttttttttttttttttttttgtttttttttgttttttttttttttttgttcattttttttttttttttttttttttttgagacagtttctctgtatagccctggctgttctggaactcactctgcagactgggctgtcctcaaactcagagatcagcctgcctctgccttccaagtgttgggatcaaaggcatgcaccaccaccatgaaAACAGGTTTTTGGATTGTAACCCTGAAGCATGCTACTGTATCATCATTGTCAGTCCCAAACTATACTGGCAGTATTTCATGGATAAATCATAATGGGTTTTATGCTCTCTAGACTCTTTAAGTCAGGTAAGAAAGTAGCTCAGTAAATAATATCAGAGTGACACCAAGTTCTGACACAGTGCTCACTATATACTAGACGTGACTCCAGGATTTTGCATCTATTGATGCACATAAATCTTCATCACCCCTCGATAAGGGACACAGTCTTATCTCCATATGAGAGGTGAAGAAGCTAAGACGCAGCAAGTGTCACACAGCTCCTGAGAATGAGGCAGCATTCTCTTCCAGTCATTCGGGCTCCagagtgtgtgttcatgtgctaGGCTGCCTTGGGTCAAGAGCAGAAGGACTCTGGTGGGTTGCTTGTCTTCTTCATTCCCCTCGAGTATCTCTTTACTCCCAGTGTGTAAGCTGCTGAGCATGGAGCTCCAGGAAGAGTTGAGTCGAACTGGCCGATCCCGAGAAGTGCTGGAGCTGGGTCAGGTGCTAGACACAGGCAAGAGGAAGAGACACGTGCCTTACAGCCTCTCGTGAGTCTTTGTACTTATCTACCTCCTAGCTAAGCCTCCAGAGGAGCTGCAGGGTTCCTGAAACATCAAAGGGtcttatttctctccttcctacaGTGAGACGAGGCTAGAAGAGGCTTTGGAGAATTTGTGTGAGCGGATCCTGGATTACAATGTTCATGCTGAACGCAAGGGCTCACTAAGATATGCCAAGGTCAGATGGTTTCTAAGAAGGGTCTTGCttgggtttcctttttttttttctccaaaagtcttatatattcttttatgtgtatgtgtgtatgtagagagGACAGGAAACAACATTGAATGCTGTTTCTCAGAAACCGccttggttttttggtttgatgtgttttgttttgttttgttttgtttttcgagacagggtttctctgtgtaacccaggctgtcctggaacgcactctgtagaccagactggcctctgcctcccaagtgctgggattaaaggtgtgcgctacaaCCACCcggctggtttttattttttaagacaaggtttctttgtttaGCCTTGGCCGTCCTGGAGgcccctctgtagaccagactggccttaaactcagagatcctgctaacctctgtctcccctccgaagtgttgggattaaaggcgtacaccacaaTAGAcagctcccttttttttttttatctccccCAGTAATTacttcatgtgtgagtgtgtcacaGTGCACTACTGAAGTCAGAGGATAGCATGTGGCAGTTGGTTCTCATTTTCCTcagtgtgggtcctggagattgaattcaggtcactaggcttggtggcagtcacctttccccactgagatATCTTGCTACTCCCACCTTggtttttttagacagagtctcactggctTACTGACTTACCAAGTGGCCTAGGCTGCTTAGTCAGAGAACCCCAGGATCTGTTTTGATTCTTGTTCCCCGGCATTGCAATTGTAAAttcatgccaccatgcctggtttttgtttttttaatttttaatttttattttttttggtttttcgagacagggtttctctgtgtaaccctggctgtcttggaactcactctgtaggccagctggcctcgaactcagaaatccgcctgcctctgcctcccgagtgctgggattaaaggtgtgcgccaccaacgcccggctctttttaattttttaaattatttgtttttattttatgtgtattgatgttttgcctgcatgtatatctgtgttgAGGGTATTAggttctggagttacaggcaggtgtgagctgccgtgtggatgctgggaattgaacccaggtcctctggaagatcaccCTGTGCTCTCAAttacggagccatctctccagcacctgtcctgttgctggttttgttttgttttgttttttaaatgtggatcTGGGGATTTAACTAAGGCTCTCAAGCATTTACCAAGCTACTGGGTCCCCCAGTCCAGGACCCTGTTTCTCAGAAACAGAGACCTACATCATCCAAGATCCTCAAGGAATATCTGTCAGTCTCCCCCTAAATCTGGACTGTCCCCTTATTATGGCTAGACTCTTTCATAGAACACACCACAGAGTCTCCAGTAGCTGATAAAGCTGATACAGGAAGAGATGAGGTGGTAGACTAGATGTATACCAAATTTTCTGTCCCTCAGGGTCAAAGTCAGACTATGGCAACACTGAAAGGCCTGGTCCAGAAGGGAGTGAAAGTGGATCTGGGAATCCCTTTGGAGCTGTGGGACGAGCCCAGTGTGGAGGTCACATTCCTCAAGAAGCAGGTAGGATGAGCTAGCACTTGGTTGGTCCGGGAAGGTGGGAGCACtaaatcccaggactcagtgtcGGGGATGACTACCTCTGAgcagggagaagacagagagtgAAGAACTGTGCCAGTTATGAAAGTAGTAATATTGTGCGGCTCATGATATCTACCAATGCCTGCCTACTGTCTCCTGGGTTCTGGGCCATACACTTTCCAGCTACTGCCTCTTTTTACTCTCATGTCACAGGCGCAAATACCGGTTCCCACGTCCCAGGTGAGGCTCTGAGAGGTGCTGAGGGTTTGAGACAGGATTATtccacgtagcccaggctgggtctGTAACTCTAGGTGGTTGGGAATGAGCTTGAGGATAGGACCTTTCTTGCCGCTACCTCctaactgggattataggcatctGGCACCTCTCGGAGTCGATATACTAGATATTAGATAGTAACCGATACTGGTAAATGTTGAATAAAGACAATCTCACGTCTTAAAAGCCAAGTGGAACCTTTTGGTTGCCTGCCCCTCAAAAGGCACTCAATGGAGTTGGGGGATAGGGAGTGAAAGGCAGAGGCCTTCCAAcgcccctcctcctgctcttctttcCCAGTGTGAGACGATGCTAGAGGAGTTTGAAGATGTTGTAGGGGACTGGTACTTCCACCATCAGGAGCAGCCCCTCCAGCATTTTCTCTGTGAACGGCATGTGCTTCCAGCCTCTGAAACTGGTAAGTGTAAAGGTTGAGCTCCTCCCCTAGCTTCCTGGCTATTCCCGGCATTAACCCTAagattgttttcttctcattcCACGCAGCTTGTCTACGGGAAGCTTGGACTGGAAAGGAGAAGATCAGTGATgggcaggaggaggcagatgacgaagaggaggaagaagaagagataaCCAAGACTTCAGGCAATCCCAAGCATGACCCAGAAGATCTTTGACCCTTACTTTTGAACCCCAAGGATGGGTTGTGGAGAGTTTTCGAAACTCTTGTGCTCTCCCTTCCCCGTCCCTAGGCTTATAACTGTCTTTGTATGATCTCGGCTATGATCCTGGGGACCCAGAATGGCAACAGgaaagaatggtgtgtgtgtgtggggggggggggggggggagaagcagaagcaagttTTGCCTTCGGAGTTGAACCACATGCAGCCACTTAATTGAATAAGTATGTGGTGACAGTATTGAAACTACGTTTTACTGGTCTTCACCTGCACCAATTGGTCAGTAGCGGTACGAGCTGTGGGGAAGtcactttgctttttaaagggTCTATTTTAAACCCTTTCAAGAGGCCAGAGAAGAGCTAGAGATACAGcaattggtagagtgcctgcctagtaTGGACAGTGATGGGAGTTGAACCCTGATGTGGTGGCATgcccctgtaatctcagcactcaaagaAGCGTTGGCAGGAATATCAGAATACCATCCAGTTACTTGGCAGTTTGGGACCAACCagagctatgtgagaccctgtctcaaagcaagaaGCCAAAAAGGGACCCTCAAGAACCAATATACACTGCAAACATGAGGCCGTAGACCATCCATCTGTGAATAAGAACAGGATGCTGGAAGAGAGTGAAGCAATACTGGGGTTAGATGGGGTAGACATGTGGGCTATTTTCTATTCCACCGGTGCCATATTTTCTATATTGCTATTAAACCTTTTATATGTATATCAGCTGAGTCCCAtttcaaacatgcacacattatCGATGAGGGAACacccagtgttcttttttttttttaattttttaatattttttattacgtattttcctcaattacatttccaatgctatcccaaaagtcccccataccccccccacttccctacccacccattcccattcttttggccctggcattcccctgtattggggcatataaagtttgcaagtccaatgggcctctctttccagtgatggccgactaggccatctttcgatacatatgtagctagagacacgagctccggggtactggttagttcacccAGTGTTCTTATAATTATTCACGCCAAGGATACTGGCTGGGGTTGGGAAAACAACTGTACCACTAGGACTTTAAATCCAGAGTGGCAGCGCTTTGGAGGTGGGGGAAAAGAGGATCAAGAGCTCAACGTCTTCCTCAGCTATGTAGCGAGCTCAAGACCATCCTGAGCTCCTTGAGCCCCTGTAtcaggaaaatagaaaacaaaacaagaactcaGAAGTTAGCGTAACACATAATGTGAACTATACAGGATTAGAAGTATGGTTATACAACGTGTCTAGTGCTTCAGGCGCGGTAGTTTGTACGGAAGCCCATAAAGGGCAAAAATCTCGCGTTTTCTCACCTTTTGAGTTTTCCCAgcgttaaaaaaacaaaaacaaaaccccttaaGGACAGCGATAGTTTCGTTTCAAAGTAGACAACAGCTAgaataaagaagtaaaagataTCTTTAAGATGTGGATGCGTGAGAACCTACCGACTATAAGCCTAAGGGGGACTGACCAAAAGAATCTAGGCAGTCTTGAGGTCTCATGGAAAGGCCAGTTGGGCGAGACCATCTTCAGCAGGGGTGGTAGTGGAGGGCGATACCACCTTAAGATCTGGTGGGTAGCAACGAGTTGCGACTTGGGAAGAGTGGCGGGGCTTGCGGTAGGATTTTGGAGGGACCGAGCAGACGTCCGTACCGGGGTAAATCTCCCTTGTCATGAACGGTCCAGTGCGCACTGAGCCGCTGCATGGTGAGATCCCTTTGCTGGCGACCAGCGGCTCCTACTCGGTGGTGGTTCTGCTGCGCGGCTACGCGGAGCCGCAGGGAGCGGGCGACGCGGTGCGTGCTGATGGCACTGTGACTCTCGTCCTGCCTCGGGGCTGGGCCTCGGACTCCAGCCGCCGTTTGGCCCCATCCGCAGACAGCGGCTTTAAGACTGCCCTGAAGGAGGCGGTGCGTGGCCCCATCCTCGTGGACACCGGGGGACCCTGGGCGCGGGGTGCGCTGCTGGAAGCCCTGGCTACTCAGGGCGTGGCCCCCGAAGATGTGACTCTGGTGGTGGGCACCCACGGACACTCGGATCATATCGGGAACCTAGGGCTGTTTCCCGAGGCTGCTTTGTTAGTCTCCCATGACTTCTGCCTTCCCGAGGGTCTCTATCTGCCCCATGGGCTGTGTGAAACGCAGCCCTTGATACTGGGCTCCGGACTGCAGGTGTGGGCCACGCCGGGCCACGGAGGACAGCGGGACGTGAGCGTCGTAGTGGAGGGCACCAGTCTGGGCACCGTGGTGGTGGCTGGCGATGTGTTCGAGCGACTTGGTGACGAGGACTCCTGGCAGGCCCTGAGCGAAGACCCAGTAGCTCAGCAGCGGAGCCGGGAGAGGATTCTGAGCGTAGCTGATGTGGTGGTGCCTGGTCACGGAGCCCCTTTTCGAGTGGTCAGGGAAACAGTGAAAAGTTCAGAGGATTTGATATGTGAAGGCAAGGAGGTTGCTTGACTGGACTCCAGTCAGGAAAGCCCCTTCCAGCGAGGAACCGGCGTCAGTCGGTCCGGGAGACCTAGAGGACACAGTCAAGACAAGCATTATTTGTCACGTGCAGCTTTCTAGGAGGCAGCTTCCAAACAGGACAGAATGATTGACATCAGTCACCTTTAATCATTGCAACCTAAGCAGGACAAAGGACTGGCTCAGATCCACATCCTCCATGAGCCTCCgtaaaatataggaaaaaaatagttaaaatatttatgtggGATGTGCGTGTGTGCCCGTGGAGTACTGAAGGCTACTTTGGAGGAGTCGGTTCTCTCCATCCTGTGGGTCCCCAGGATCGAGTTCAGGTTGTTAGACTTGACGGCAGGGACCCTTTACCTGCGGAGCCATCTTGATTTATATTCTTGTTAGgaccttcaaaaataaaaatcgaCCGGAAGTCATACTGTCCTGATGTAAATGCAAAATGCTGATTGCATTAATCTTTGGGATTGTAACTCTGCTGCAGCAAAAGAGGGACAGTGTGGCCAATAGCTTGTCCCTCTGAGGATGCACACTGGTGAGACAGTGCCAGACACAGAGTAACCCCTTAGTAACCttacttcttttgtttattttgtttagacAGTCTCACATACTCCAGTCTGGCTTcaaagctgaggctggtcttgaactcctgattcttgttttttggtttttgtttgtttgtttgttttgttttgttttttgtttttttgagacagtatttctctgtgtagccctggctgtcctggaacttactctgtagaccaggctggcctcgaactcagaaatccacctgcctctgcctcccgagtgctgggattaaaggcgtgtgtcaccactgcccggcataaacTCCTGATTCTTATGCTCCCACCTTCCAAATACTGGATTGCAGAATAACAGGCATGTGCTGCCCCACCTGACTTTCACCTGACTTTAGTTCATTCATTGATTCACTCGGTGGCATCTGTAATGTCTCAAGCGCTGATGTAAGTCTTGTGATGCCACGACAGTGAGCGAATGACAAGTTTCCACCCCAACACATGAGTCACATTCCATTCAGGAGACAGACAAGACAACCATAATAGTAGTCGCAACCAAATAATTATAGGTTGTGGCATATTAATGCACATGCGTAGGAtgaggaaagagagcaggagagagcaggGCACAGAGAAGCTGCTTGATGTTGCgagattctttcttttcttttctttctttctttttttttttttttttNNNNNNNNNNNNNNNNNNNNNNNNNNNNNNNNNNNNNNNNNNNNNNNNNNNNNNNNNNNNNNNNNNNNNNNNNNNNNNNNNNNNNNNNNNNNNNNNNNNNNNNNNNNNNNNNNNNNNNNNNNNNNNNNNNNNNNNNNNNNNNNNNNNNNNNNNNNNNNNNNNNNNNNNNNNNNNNNNNNNNNNNNNNNNNNNNNNNNNNNNNNNNNNNNNNNNNNNNNNNNNNNNNNNNNNNNNNNNNNNNNNNNNNNNNNNNNNNNNNNNNNNNNNNNNNNNNNNNNNNNNNNNNNNNNNNNNNNNNNNNNNNNNNNNNNNNNNNNNNNNNNNNNNNNNNNNNNNNNNNNNNNNNNNNNNNNNNNNNNNNNNNNNNNNNNNNNNNNNNNNNNNNNNNNNNNNNNNNNNNNNNNNNNNNNNNNNNNNNNNNNNNNNNNNNNNNNNNNNNNNNNNNNNNNNNNNNNNNNNNNNNNNNNNNNNNNNNNNNNNNNNNNNNNNNNNNNNNNNNNNNNNNNNNNNNNNNNNNNNNNNNNNNNNNNNNNNNNNNNNNNNNNNNNNNNNNNNNNNNNNNNNNNNNNNNNNNNNNNNNNNNNNNNNNNNNNNNNNNNNNNNNNNNNNNNNNNNNNNNNNNNNNNNNNNNNNNNNNNNNNNNNNNNNNNTACATTTCCGtgttgctgtttatcaccaaaggaagtcaggactggaactcaagcaggtcaggaagcaggagctgatgcagaggccatggagggatgttccttactggcttgcttcccctggcttgctcagtttgctcttATAGAGCTTAACACTGCCaccctagggatggcaccacccacaacagaccctccccccttgatcactaattgaggaaatgccttacagttggatctcatggaggcatttcctcacctgaagctcctttctctgtgataactccagcctgtgtcaagttgacagacaaaaccaaccagtacttCAGACAAACCTGGGAACCATTGTTGGTAACACAGAAGTCACTGACTCAAAAACAGGCTATAACAAACCTGATCTCATTTGTAGTCACTCTTTTCGGGGCTCTGTGgtacactcctgtaatcccaacaccaaggaaggagaagcaggaggatcaagagttcaatgtCATCCCCCAAACtgcatagtgagtctgaggccagcctgaactatgcATTACTATGTCTCAAATAAGTAAAACAACCACTTGACCTGGGTGGAGAAGGCCTTAGTGTGGGGCAAGACCAGGATTGGGTGGCTTAGAAGGAAGTGTTAGAGCTATGATTCTCAACACGGGGTCAACACACCctgggtcacctaagaccatcagaactatcagatatatacattatgatgtattacagtagcaaaattacagttataaggtagcaaggaaaataattttatgattaggggttaccacaccatgaggaactgtggtAAAAGGTCgtagcattgggaaggttgagaaccacagctttgGAGTGAGAGACATTTGCGGCATGTGCTCTTATTCCAGAAGTCTTCAACGGTGGCTCGGA is a window from the Mus caroli chromosome 5, CAROLI_EIJ_v1.1, whole genome shotgun sequence genome containing:
- the Cnpy4 gene encoding protein canopy homolog 4 codes for the protein MCGLRFVMGPVRLEILLFILAAYGAWAEATKEEEDDTERLPSKCEVCKLLSMELQEELSRTGRSREVLELGQVLDTGKRKRHVPYSLSETRLEEALENLCERILDYNVHAERKGSLRYAKGQSQTMATLKGLVQKGVKVDLGIPLELWDEPSVEVTFLKKQCETMLEEFEDVVGDWYFHHQEQPLQHFLCERHVLPASETACLREAWTGKEKISDGQEEADDEEEEEEEITKTSGNPKHDPEDL
- the Mblac1 gene encoding metallo-beta-lactamase domain-containing protein 1 — protein: MNGPVRTEPLHGEIPLLATSGSYSVVVLLRGYAEPQGAGDAVRADGTVTLVLPRGWASDSSRRLAPSADSGFKTALKEAVRGPILVDTGGPWARGALLEALATQGVAPEDVTLVVGTHGHSDHIGNLGLFPEAALLVSHDFCLPEGLYLPHGLCETQPLILGSGLQVWATPGHGGQRDVSVVVEGTSLGTVVVAGDVFERLGDEDSWQALSEDPVAQQRSRERILSVADVVVPGHGAPFRVVRETVKSSEDLICEGKEVA